GTGACCTTATAGTTAACGGTAAAGCTGTAAATCCAGTTGGTGATTTTGTAAGTAATACTGGTGCCACTGGTGTGAGCGTCTTTCTTTTGAAGTTGGATAAAACTTGGAAAGATAATGAATGTGACAACGAAGCCAAGCACGATGCCGATGGTCATAATCCAGCCAAAATCAATAACGGGACGAATACCACTAATGAGGAGTGAGATAAAAGCTACGATAGTGGTCAGTGCGGTATAAAAGCATGGCCAGAACATGGTTTTTAGAGTTTGTGAGACTCTTAACTCTTGGCTTGAGTCTGGGTTTGCCGAAATGAAATCTCGGTAATAGACCGCTAAGTGAACATTCAGCGCCAATATCACGATGAGCAATATTGACGGGAAGTTTGAGGATATAACGGTAATTCGCCAATCCAGAAAGCTGAGTAACCCCGCCAGCATAATGACGCTAACTAAGCAGGAAAATAAAGGTAGGACAACCCAACGAAGCTTACCGAAAAAGACAAACAACGCCAGCATGATAAACAGCAGTATGCCAATACCAAACACAGTGATGTCATGCTGAATGAAGGTTAGCATGTCATTGGTAATCATCGAGATGCCACCGAGGTGCATGGAGGCAATATCTCGGTAATCTTCCATGATGGTTCTGACTTCTGAAATGATAGCGCTTGTACGCTCAGAGACTTTCTTGCTGTAAGCATCGAACTCAGATTCTACTTGAGTTAATTTCTGTTGCTCTTCTGCGGATAGCTGCTGTTGTGAGCTTTTAGCTCTAAGTTCATCGCGGGCGTTTAACAATGAAAAATACTGTTCATCACGTTTGAAATTTATTTGTACCGCGCTCGTTTGTCCGTCTTCACCGACTAAAAGATTTTTGTAAATGGGACTTGAGGTGAATTCTTCTAGGGCTTCCTCTCTATCGATTGAAGCGCTTTGTAAGGTTGGGATTTCTTCGCCCAAAGCATCAGTATCTAACGTTAATCCTTGCAGCAGGGGTACATTAAGAATGCTGTTAATGGTTGAGACCGTTTGGACATCTTTCAACTCACTGGTCAGTGACTTTAATCCGTTAATAGATTCGTCACTCATCAATCCTTTTTCAGGCTGCCAGGTAATAATTAGAAAGTCATCTGAGCCATACTGCTCATTCACCTGGCGGTAGTACTCCAAAGATTGATCGTTTTCGAGAACTAGGGATTCGCCCGAGGCATCGAGTCTGAACTTATGCAATTGACTCGCGGCTAACACCGTTAAGGCAATAACAAGAAGCAGGCTTACCAGTGGGTGGTCAAGGACAGTTCTTTTATAAAGAGTAAAGAAAAAGCTTTCTTTGTGTTGGGTCATTATGAGTCCTAGTTCGTTTCATCGCTCGGTGGTGCGTAAAGCTTTGGCATGGCTCGCACGCTTTTAACGATGTTATCTTTGATTTGCAAAATTTCCATGGGGTAACCATACAGTCGCAAGCAGGTACCTGACTGTGGAATGGTTTCTAAATACTCAGTGATCAGTCCATTCAACGTTTTAGGACCTTCTGTTGGCAGCTCCCACTCTAAAGTCTTATTAAGATCCCGAATAGTCACGGTAGCATCAATCAAGTAAGCCTCATCGCCGTCTTTTTGGATATCGCTATTGATATTAGACATTTCGGTAGTGAAGTCGCCAACGATTTCTTCCAAAATATCATCAAGAGTCACTAATCCTTCAATATCGCCATACTCATCCACCACTAAGCCGATACGATCACGCTTACGTTGGAATTTCATTAATTGGGTATGGAGTGGAGTGCCTTCTGGCACATAATAAATGGGGTCTAAGTGGTCGAGTAATCCTTCTGATGAGTTGGATTCCATTTCAAGCACGCGGCCAAAGTTGCGTGCATGTAATAAGCCTTCTACGTTATCAATCTCGCCACGGAAGACCAGTAGACGAGTGTGGATGCTGTTACGGATCTGCTCCAAAATGTAGTCCATATCATCATTGAGGTCGATGCCGATAATTTCATTACGAGGCACCATAATGTCATCAACAGTGACGGTTTCTAAGTCAAGAATACTCAGCAGCATCTTCTGGTGCCGGCGCGGGATCATGGCTCCAGCCTCATTTACCACGGTTCTTAATTCTTCTTGGCTTAGGTTGTCCCCTTGATCTGAGCTGGCGTTAACGCCAAACAAGCGTAATAAACCATTAGCGAGCATGCTAATAAGTTTGATCGCGGGGTGGAACAGAGTTGACAGAATTTTGAGTGTTGGGGCTGCGAAAAAAGAAATCTTCTCAGGGTTCAATGCGGCCAAGGTTTTCGGTGTGACCTCTGCGAAAATCAATATGACTACCGTTAACATCAGTGTCGCAGCGAAAATACCCCCTTCGCCCCAGAAGCGAATAGCGATAACGGTCGCAATTGCTGACGCAAGAATATTAACGATATTGTTGCCAAGCAAAATCAAGCCGAGTAATTTATCCGGGCGTTTCAGCATCTCGTACACTCGTTTGGCACTTTTATCTCCGCTACGTGCGCGATGTTTTAAGCGGTATCGATTGAGCGACATCATGCCTGTTTCTGAGCTTGAGAAGAATGCCGATAAGAGTATCAGCAAACCCAGTATTAAGAATAAGGTTCCCGTTGACAGTGATTCCAAAAATGAACTCCGTTATTGTTGTTATAAAATGTATTGGATAACCAATTTAGTGCCAATGAACCCTATGCTCAGAATAACAAAAGCGATGATGCAAAATCTCGCAAAGCGAATACCGCTAAGTTTTGAGCTCTTATACCCTATGTAAAATGTACAGAAGCTGAACCAAGCAAGTAAGGACAGAATAATTTTGTGAAGCGGTTGGTCATTAATCACCGACTTGGGCAGACCAAAACCCAGCGCAAAGGCAACGCCTAGGCTGATAATGCCTGATAGGACCAAGATCGATAAGAAGCGCTCCATCTCCAATAGCGGCGGCAATAACGGGTGAATGCTTGAAGGCTTGTGCCTGAGCTTGTTATGCAGGATAAGCACCAAGATGCTTTGTAAGGTCGCAGCTAATAGCAGGCTGAAGCCAATGATGGATAACCAGACGTGGAGCACGCCGAGCCCATTGTTACTAAAGTTAACCATATTGGGCTCTTCAGGAATAATGGTTAACCAGTTGATCACGCCAGCAATGATTGCGGTATACAGCATCAAGTGAGGTGTTTGCTTACTGAAACGATAGATGGCTACCAATAACACTAAAATAAAAGTGATCAGCGATACTAGATTCAGTAACGACAGGTTTTGGCCAGGTTCACCACTTCTATCGATCAGTAAGTAGACCGTAAACAGATGTAATACTGCTGGAATGAGTGGCAGCCATTTTCCCCAATCTGGCACTTGCTGCTCGGGATGCTTAATACGCTGCATCAAAAACAGTGCAAGGCCTAGGTAGGCAAGTCCGGTTATCACTTGAAAAATTAGAGTCACTTTATTGTAAATAGTTATCAGTCAATTCTATTGGCTATTTTAGAGGAAAACCGCGCGTTAACAAGCGGTTCTATTCATAAAATAGTGCCACACAGCTCTTGTTTATTCGTTATAATGCCTCATAATTTTTATATAGACCCATTTTCGAGACTGTTTGAGCAATTTCAAGGGATGCCTAAGTTAGCATTGTCGCTACAACAGCCGATAGTCCAAAAATTCAGAGAGTGAGTAATACAGCATGTTTGATAACCTAAGTGATCGCCTTTCCGGGGCTCTCAAAAACCTCACCGGTAAAGGCAAAATTAATGAAGACAACATTAAGGAAACCTTGCGCGAAGTACGCATGGCGTTGCTTGAAGCTGATGTTGCATTACCTGTCGTCAAAGAATTTATTGCGGCTGTCAAAGAGCGAGCCGTCGGCGCGGAAGTGGGTAAGGCGTTAGACCCAGGGCAAGCTTTCATCAAAATCGTTAATGATGAAATGATTAAGGCTATGGGTGCTGAGAACGATGCACTTGACCTGAATGCCAAGCCACCAGTGGTAATTTTATTGGCCGGTTTACAAGGCGCGGGTAAAACGACCAGTGCCGGTAAACTCTCTCACTTGCTGATTAACCGCGAGAAAAAATCGGTCATGGTGGCTAGCGCTGACGTTTACCGTCCGGCTGCGATTAAGCAGTTAGAAACCGTGGCTGGTGAAGTGGGCGCGACTTTCTTCCCAAGTACAACTGAGCAAAAGCCTGTTGATATCGCAAAGAACGCGATCGAAGAAGCGCGTAAGCAGTTCGCTGATGTGGTCATTATTGATACTGCAGGTCGTTTGGCGGTCGATGAAGCTATGATGAGCGAGATCAGTGAGTTGCAGCAGGCCATCAACCCGACGGAAACCTTGTTTGTGGTTGACTCCATGACCGGTCAGGATGCAGCTAACACGGCGAAAGCCTTTAATGATGCTTTGGATTTAAGCGGTGTCATCTTAACCAAGGCTGATGGTGACGCCCGAGGTGGTGCTGCGCTGTCTATCCGCCAAATTACCGGTAAGCCAATCAAGTTTATTGGTATGGGCGAAAAGCTGGATCAGTTAGAGCCTTTCCACCCAGAGCGTGTTGCGTCACGTATTTTGGGCATGGGCGATGTGCTGAGCTTGATTGAAGAAGTCGAGCGTAAAGTCGATAAGAAGAAAGCTGAGAAAGTCGCCAAGAAAATCATGAAGGGGAAAGGATTTGACCTTCAGGATTTCCGTGAGCAATTGATGCAAATGTCGAATATGGGCGGTATGGCTGGTTTGATGGATAAGCTACCGGGTATGGGACAAATCCCAGAAGCGGCAAAGCAAAAAGTCATGAATGATAAGTCGACTGGTCGAATGATTGCCATGATAAATTCCATGACGCCCAAAGAGCGCGCCCGTCCAGAGCTGATCAAAGGGTCACGTAAAAAGCGTATTGCCAACGGTTCAGGCACGCAAATTCAAGACGTTAATCGCCTTCTAAAACAGTTTAATCAAATGCAGAAGATGATGAAGAAAATGAAGGGTAAAGGCGGCATGATGAAGATGATGCGCGGGATGCAGGGGATGAACCCTCCTGGCGGTGGAATGGGAGGTATGCCTCCTTTTGGTCGAAAATAGGTTGTACTCATATTCTATTTCGTTAGAATCAAGCGACTTAAACTTATAATTCTGGAGAATTCTATGAAATTACTTGGATTACTTGCAGGTAGTGCATTATTAGCAATGTCTGTGTCAGCAACTGCTGAAGAAAAAGCTGCTAAAGGCGCGAAAGCACAGGCCGCTGGTATGGAAGTGATGATGATGCAAATGATGAAGCAACAGATGGCTCAGACCTGTAAAGACCAAGAAATGCTGTCTTGCATGGAAATTACCGAAGCTAAATGTAATGAAATGATGGACGGTGTGTTACAAAAGTGTATTTCACCAAACTTTGGTCAGCTTATGGCGGCTCAAGGCATGAGTGAAGAAGAGCGTGATGCTTTAAATACTCAAATGGAATCGTGTGCAGAAGGCGTATCCGCTGAACATGGTATCGATAAAGAAAAAGCGAAAAGCTGCTCTCCAAGCAAGAAGTAAGTTTAAGCTTTTGATTTTAAAGCGGTTAAGGCTAACCTTAGCCGCTTTTTTTGTACTCACTGAAACCAAGCTAAAAATTAGCAGTCAACAATCTTCTGGCAAGAATAACAGAAGTATTTTTGCTATAATTTTGTTCGGTTTTTATTTTTAGAGCATAAAGTAGGCTGAAATGCCCTAGAAACTCTGCTCAATTGCCCGAAATATTTGGATTTAAAGCTAAAAACGGTTTCCAAATGGGTGTGATTTCATGTAAAATTCGCGCTCTTAAAAATTTGTAATCCTCGGAAGCGCCTACAAAGGGGGCTTTGGGGTGTTTTGTATTTAATATTAGAGGATATAAACGTATGGTTAGCATCCGTTTAGCACGTGGTGGTTCAAAAAAGCGTCCTTTCTACCACTTAGTAGTTGCTGATATTCGCGCTCGTCGCGATGGTCGTTTCATTGAGCGCGTTGGTTTCTTTAACCCAGTTGCTCGTGGTAACGAAGAGCGTCTAAGAGTAGAAAATGATCGCATCCAACACTGGATCGGTGAAGGTGCAAAACCAACTCCACGCGCTGCAGCATTGATTAAAGAAGCTGCAAAAGCAGAGTAAGTGATTGTTTAGTTAAGAATAATAGTAATGTCTGAAGCTTTTGAGCCACTTATTGTTGGCAAGCTTAATGGAGCTTACGGCATCAAAGGCTGGGTGAAGGTTTATTCACACACCTCGCCGAAAGAGAATATTCTTAATTACAAACCGTGGTATTTGAAGCTTAACGGCCGATGGCAAGAAGTTGCTATTTTAAATGGTCGTGAACAGGGTAAAACCTTGGTCGCACAGCTTGAGGGTTGTGATGATCGAAGCCAAGCTGAGAGTTATCACGGCATTGAAATTGCGATTGAGAAGTCGCAGCTGCCTGAATTGAATGATGGCGAGTTTTACTGGCGAGATCTGATTGGATTGAGCGTGGTAAATCAGGCCGGAGAGCAACTAGGGCAGGTCAAAAAGTTGATGGAAACTGGTGCCAATGATGTGTTGGTGGTGAAATCATCTAAGGGTGACGAGCTATTAATTCCGTATGTACCAGATTACAGCGTTATTGACGTGGACTTGAAGACGGCACAAATTACTGTCGATTGGGAGTCTGACTATTAGCACTGACGATAAAGCGTCGATGAATCTTCATATCATCAGTCTTTTTCCGCAAATGTTTGAAACGATTTGCGAGCAAGGTGTTGTAGGGCGTGCGATTAAACAGGGTAAGGTTAATGTTGCGGTAACCAATCCGCGTGATTTTACTCAAGATAAGCATCGCACCGTTGATGATAGGCCGTATGGCGGTGGACCAGGCATGTTGATGATGACTGCGCCACTAACAGAAGCCATTCGCTACGCTGAAAGTACCATGGCTATTGATGGTTCCTCTAATGAAGAGAGTCATCCTGTTTTTAAGGTGTATTTATCGCCTCAAGGACAAAAGCTTGACCATCAACTGGTAAAAACTTTAGCACAGAAGCAAAATTTGCTTCTTGTTGCGGGCCGCTATGAAGGCATCGATGAACGAGTCATAGAGTCTGAAATCGATATGGAAATTTCCTTGGGAGATTTCGTTCTAAGCGGAGGGGAAGTCGCAGCGCTGGCTGTGATGGACTCAGTTGTTCGAACCTTGCCGGGGGTTTTGGGGCACCAAGACTCTGCACAGCAAGATTCGTTTGCGGAAGGTTTATTGGATCATCCGCATTACACACGACCTGAAGTTTACGAAGGTCAGCAGGTCCCGCCCATATTGCTAACTGGCGACCACGAAAAAATTCGTCGCTGGAGGCTGAAGCAATCTCTGGGGAGAACCTGGGTAAGACGCAAGGATTTGTTGGAGCAAGTCGAACTTAACGATGAGCAACGGCAACTCTTGCAAGAATTTATTGAAGAGTTTGAACAAAACTAACTCTTTGCAACGATTAATTTTGATAGAGCAAACGCTCAAATGAGGAGCAACAGCCATGAGTAACATCATCCAACAGCTAGAAGCTGAACAAATGAATAAAGAAGTACCAACGTTTGGTGCTGGTGACACAGTTATTGTCCAAGTAAAAGTAAAAGAAGGCGATCGTGAGCGTCTACAGGCGTTTGAAGGCGTTGTTATCGCAAAGCGTAACCGCGGCTTAAACTCTGCTTTTACTGTTCGTAAAATCTCTTCTGGTGTTGGCGTTGAGCGTACGTTCCAAACATACAGCCCGCTAGTTGATAGCATTAGCATTAAGCGTCGTGGTGACGTTCGTAAAGCTAAAATCTACTACTTGCGTGAGCGTAGCGGTAAATCTGCACGTATTAAAGAAAGACTTGACGTTAAGAAGTAAGTTTTTTCTTCAAACGCTTAAAAAGCAGCCCTTTGGCTGCTTTTTTTGTGCCCATAGGTTTTATAGTAGATCATTGATTCTTTAGTTCGCTAACGACTTGGGGTAATCTAATAATAACTTTGTTTAAGGCATTATTCTTTGGTGGATAGGCGCAGAAAAATCAGTAACGCATCGGAGCAGGACCTGAGTGAAATCGAGCTGTTTTGTGACCATGTATGGATGGAGCAGGGGCTTGCTGATGCAACTCTGTCGAGCTACCGAACGGATCTTAAGCTCTTTGCGGCCTGGCTTAACGAGCAATCGGGTGAACTCTTGAGGGCTAATCAATCAAGCATCCAAGCTTATTTGGCACATCGTTTTCAGCAACAGTATAGCGGCCGCTCAACTGCCCGATTACTGTCTTCGCTGCGTAAATTTTATGGGTATTTGTGTCAGCAGCATCGTTTGAAGGTTGATCCCACACAGCAAATTGAAAACCCCAAAATCCAACCACCCGTCCCAAAGTCATTAAGCGAGAAGGACGTTGAGCGACTTATTGAACAGCCTGATCTCGATACTGCATTGGGTTTGCGTGACAGGGCGATGTTAGAGTTGTTATACAGCAGTGGACTGCGAATCACTGAACTGATTAGTATTGAAGTCAATCAAATTGGTTTCGTGCAAGGCGTGATGCGGGTGATCGGTAAAGGTAATAAGGAAAGGTTGGTTCCGATTGGTGAAGAAGCGCTATCGTCAATACAGCAATATTTGAAGTATGGGCGACCGGAACTCGCGAGCCAAGACACTAATGACTACTTATTTTTAAGTACGCGCGGCTCCAAAATGACTCGACAAACCTTTTGGTATCGCATTAAGCATTACGCTAAAACGGCGGGTATCAAGACTCACTTATCACCGCACACCCTACGGCATGCTTTTGCCACCCATTTATTGAACCATGGTGCCGATTTGAGGACTTTGCAGATGCTACTGGGGCATAGTGACCTGTCCACAACCCAGATATATACCTATGTTGCAAAAGAGCGTTTAAAGCAACTGCATTCGAAACATCATCCTCGGGGCTAGTTAAAAGGCATGTAAATCTTTGTAAATCAACTTACTTTCTCGGTATTGGCATGGCTAAAATACGATGTGGGATAGAAGTGATTGATTAGAGGTTTTAGGGATCACATGCTATGGTAATTAACCTTTCAAAGAAGAAACTCCAAGCTTATGCATAATTACAGCAAATTACTGTTTATTGGTTTACTGAGCTCGTTACTTATTGCTTTCGGTGCGAAAGCGGCAGTAAAAGAAGTTAAGCCAACACCAAATGTTGAAAAGCTGACTCAAGCGTCGAACTTAGATGCTGATCAAATTCGACAGTTGTTGCAGTCAAAATTTCCATCAGCCAGCATCCAGCATATAGCCCCATCTGAAATTGAAGGCTTGTACTCCTTCGTGCTTCAGGGCGATTTGTATTACATTTCAAACAACGGTAAGTACCTCATTAAAGGTCAAATGCTTGATATTTCGACGCCAAAAGTGCGTAACGTATCTTCTGAGCGTATGGCTGAGATTCAAAAGCAAGAGTCGCCAATGCGCATGTCTGAAATTAATAAGCTTGATGAGAAAGACATGGTGGTTTACAAGGCGCCAAGCGAGAAGCATGTCATTACGATCTTCACGGATGTCGATTGTGGGTTCTGTCAGAAACTGCATCGCGAACGTCAAGATTATTTAGATTTAGGGATCACTATTCGTTATTTGGCATTTCCTCGCGCTGGCCTTGATTCAAAGTCAGCGGATAAGTTGCGTGGCATCTGGTGTTCGAGTGATCAACAGCTAGCCATGACAGAAGCTAAAATTCAAAATAAGTATCGAACAGGAAACTGTCAAACACCATTCCAAGAGCATATGGCTTTGGTTCGTAAGTTTGGCCTGAATGGAACTCCAGGCATCATTTTGGAGAATGGAGACTTAATTGGTGGCTATTTACCCGCTCAAGTTCTAAGCCGTCGCTTAAATGAGCTTACCAACGAGTCGGGCAAGGTTGCGAATAAATAAATTCAGCTACAGCCATAGCCAACATTCAATACTCTGTTACGGGTATAAAATGGCTAAGACGTGTCGGCCTTCGCTAGCAAGAACGGTGAAGGTTCGACAGGCAGCTCCCGTAGACATGACTTCCAAAGGCGCTCCCATCATTTGAGCCGCTTCAATAACGTCCCAGCTCGGTTGAGTTAGGTTAGGCCCCGTTCCTAACAGAACGGCCTCATAACTATCTACATTTAACTGTTTCAACGTTTCTGCATTGATATCCGTAGCTTGACGCGGCAGTGTGTCCTGAGTGATCTCATCTAAGCTAACCGTCAGGGGATTTGTATACTCTTTATCGTTAATACAAATCCTGTGGTTGTCATAGGATTTAATGTGATAATGACCAGAACTTTTATCGAGCGAAATATCCATAAGTTTATACAGTTTTAAGGTTGATGATAGGCGCGGCGGCTTTGCACCTTGCGGCTATTTCCAGTATAACGTTGAGCAGCTTACAGTGTAACAGAATATTATTATGTCGCTAAAAATTCGTCGTCGTGAAACAGCCGTCGTCAAAGACTTTACACAATCGAATTTATTGAATCGAATCTATTCCAATCGAGGGGTTACCGACTCTGATGAGCTTAATTATAAACTCTCCGAGCTCGAACCGTTCCATAGCTTAAAGGGCATTGATGAGGCTGTGGCGCTATTAGTAGATAGCCTTAACAACCATAAAAAAGTTCTAATAGTCGGTGATTTTGATGCAGACGGCGCAACCAGTAGCGCATTAACAAAACTGGTTCTTACACGGTTAGGTATGGATGCTGATTACTTGGTGCCAAACCGGTTTGACTATGGTTATGGCTTGTCACCAGAGTTGGTTGAAGTGGCGAAAACGATGAACCCCGATCTGATTATTACGGTCGATAACGGTATTTCTAGCATTGCGGGTGTCGAGGCGGCTCAAGAGGCAGGAATAAAAGTCTTGATAACGGATCATCATCTTGCTGGCGATGCGTTACCTAAAGCGGATGCTATCGTTAATCCTAACCAACCAGAAGACCCGTTCCCGAGTAAAAATTTAGCCGGCGTCGGTGTGGTTTTTTATGTGCTACTAGCGCTTAGAGCCCACTTGCGTGAACAGGGCTGGTTTGAAGCTTCAGGTGTGGAGGATGTGAATTTAGCCCACTATCTTGATTTGGTCGCTTTAGGAACGGTTGCTGATGTGGTTCCTCTGGATAAAAATAACCGTATATTAGTTCATCATGGACTGAAGTTAATTAAAGCGAGCAAGTGCCGCCCGGGAATTATTGAATTACTTCGAGTGGCTAAACGTGAGCCTAAAAAAATTAAATCTAGCGACTTAGGCTTTGCCGTCGGGCCACGACTGAATGCCGCTGGTCGTCTTGATGATATGGGGTTGGGGATTGAGTGCTTGTTAACCGAATCATCTGCAAAAGCCCAAGAACTGGCTCAATTGCTTCATGGTTTAAACGCTGATCGCCAGCAGGTTGAGCAAGAGATGCAGGATGAGGCTTTGGCCCAGATTGAAAAAATGCCTTTAGATAATACCGAGTCCGTGGTGAGCTTATGCCTTTACGAGCCGCACTGGCATCAAGGCGTTGTCGGGCTGGTTGCCTCTCGTTTAAAGGAAAAAACCTATCGACCATGTATCGTATTCGCCGATGCGGACGATGACACAGTGAAAGGCTCGGGTCGCTCTGTAAAAGAAGTGCATATCCGTGATGCGCTAGCGTTAGTTGATGCTCAGAACCCGAACCTCATTGATAAGTTTGGTGGTCATGCCATGGCGGCAGGGCTGTCGTTGAATAAAAGTAACGTTGAGGCCTTTAAGTTGGCGTTCGAAGCAGCCGTGAAACAGTTACTAAACGGTAAGGTGATGGAGGATGTGGTTGAAACTGACGGCTGTTTAATGGCCGATGAGTATCATTTAGAAAGCGCTAAGCTGTTAGCCAACGCTGGCCCTTTTGGCCAGGGCTTTTCTGAGCCTGCATTTGATGATGAGTTTGCTGTTGTGAATCAAAGGATTGTTGGTCAGAACCATCTAAAGCTGACGCTACAAAAAGAAGGTTGCTCAAGTACAATCTCAGCAATAGCCTTTAGAGTAGACCCTCAAAAGTGGTCTCAGCCGGTATCCCATATTCGGGCAGTTTTCCGGCCTGACATCAATGACTATTACCAAGAAGAGCTACAACTTATCATCAGTCACCTAGAAGCGCTCTAGGTCTTACTATGCTTCAGTGCGCTCAGGTATTGCAGAATCACAAGCGTCGGGGTCCCCGCTCCAGTTGGCGTGGGTGACGATGCCTTGGTCGTTATAACCGACTTGCACGGTACAGTATAAATCTTTTTTACCACCAAATAGGGTGGTTCCAATACTCCCAAAGAAGTTGCCGCCAAAGCCGCCAACCCCGACGTTAAAAGAAGGTCGGTTTTTAATTTCTCGTGTATTCCATTCGGCATATTTTTGATTGTTAATTTCACGGTCAGCCGTAGGAACGCCCCAAGTCTGGATAACGGTATTTATATTGCTTCCTTGCCATGCGTTGAGTTTGGAGTCGATTTCTGCGGGCTTGATACTGGCACAACCGGCAGTTATCGCTGTTACTGTGGTGATGGTGAGCAGTTGAAATAGTCTCATGAAGACTCCTTGAAAACTTAATTGGCCGAAATTTAGACAGTTTAACTATCAAATTAACAGATTCGAAATAACTTGTCGTTAAAATTTGTAAAAGTAACTCCTTGATTTTAATAATACGCTTGTTACTCTGAGAAGCAGTTAATAGAATGTCTGCATTCATCATTTTTCACTACGGGGAACGATATGTCTACGAACAATGCCACTGAAGCGGCAAAAGAATCAGCTTCACAAGCAGCAGAGAGCTTAGGGATCAGTACTGAACAACTCTCTGGTTGGGCTGAAGTCGCTATGGAATACGCGGAAATTTATTTACCAAAATTAGCCGTTGCCTTAGTTATCCTAATCATCGGTTTGATCTTAATTAAGATCTTACTGGGTGGTATGAAAAAACTCTTCAAAGTCAAAGGCTTTGATAAAACGTTAGAAAACTTCCTGCTGAGTTTCACTGGAATATTGCTAAAAATTATTCTGGGTATTACCGTCATCAGTACTATGGGCGTTCAAATGACGACCTTCGTGGCGCTGTTAGGTGCTGCGGGTTTAGCGATTGGTATGGCGCTGTCGGGAACCTTACAAAACTTCGCTGGTGGTGTGATGCTACTCATTTTCCGTCACTACAAAGTGGGTGACTGGGTAGAGATGCAAGGGTATTCAGGCACGGTCAAAGAAATTCAAATTTTTAATACGATTCTGAAAACACCGGATAACAAAACCATCATTATTCCTAACTCGCCGATTTCGACGGACTCGCTGGTTAATTACAGCACTGAGCCTAAGCGACGCGTTGATTTTACTTTGGGGATTGGTTACGAAGATGATATTGACCAAGCGAAAAAAGTGATATTAGACGTTATTTCGGCAGACGAGCGTGTCCATAAAGATCCTGCACCGTTTATTGCCGTTGCAGAATTGGCGGATAGCTCAGTCAACTTCACCCTACGAGTTTGGGTTGATAGTGGCGACTACTGGGGCGTTTATTGGGATAACCTGGAGGCCTTCAAGAAAGCTCTTGATGCCAATGGTATCTCGATTCCATTCCCACAAAGAGATGTTCACTTGCATCAAGTTGAGTAATTTTCTTAAGCATTTGATGTCCAAAAAAAAGGCGCTGTTAGCGCCTTTTTTTGTGCCTTGAATGTGAGTTTTTAAGCTAAAATAGGTGATTATAATGGCTATAATCTGTACAATTAGCGCCCGTTTTACCGTGACGGACGTTGCGGCTAAAAAGCCTTTTTAAGACTGCGATACGCTAGAGAAAGAGATTTATGCAAGTACATTTAAGCGCCTTAGGTTGTCGACTCAATGAAGCTGAATTACAAAATTGGGCAACTTCATTTCAAAAAGTGGGTTACTCTTTGGCTGCCACACCTGAAGTGGCTGACTTAATCGTGTTAAATACTTGCGCA
The Kangiella marina DNA segment above includes these coding regions:
- a CDS encoding thioredoxin fold domain-containing protein, which codes for MHNYSKLLFIGLLSSLLIAFGAKAAVKEVKPTPNVEKLTQASNLDADQIRQLLQSKFPSASIQHIAPSEIEGLYSFVLQGDLYYISNNGKYLIKGQMLDISTPKVRNVSSERMAEIQKQESPMRMSEINKLDEKDMVVYKAPSEKHVITIFTDVDCGFCQKLHRERQDYLDLGITIRYLAFPRAGLDSKSADKLRGIWCSSDQQLAMTEAKIQNKYRTGNCQTPFQEHMALVRKFGLNGTPGIILENGDLIGGYLPAQVLSRRLNELTNESGKVANK
- the rplS gene encoding 50S ribosomal protein L19 codes for the protein MSNIIQQLEAEQMNKEVPTFGAGDTVIVQVKVKEGDRERLQAFEGVVIAKRNRGLNSAFTVRKISSGVGVERTFQTYSPLVDSISIKRRGDVRKAKIYYLRERSGKSARIKERLDVKK
- a CDS encoding Mth938-like domain-containing protein; amino-acid sequence: MDISLDKSSGHYHIKSYDNHRICINDKEYTNPLTVSLDEITQDTLPRQATDINAETLKQLNVDSYEAVLLGTGPNLTQPSWDVIEAAQMMGAPLEVMSTGAACRTFTVLASEGRHVLAILYP
- the xerD gene encoding site-specific tyrosine recombinase XerD — translated: MSEIELFCDHVWMEQGLADATLSSYRTDLKLFAAWLNEQSGELLRANQSSIQAYLAHRFQQQYSGRSTARLLSSLRKFYGYLCQQHRLKVDPTQQIENPKIQPPVPKSLSEKDVERLIEQPDLDTALGLRDRAMLELLYSSGLRITELISIEVNQIGFVQGVMRVIGKGNKERLVPIGEEALSSIQQYLKYGRPELASQDTNDYLFLSTRGSKMTRQTFWYRIKHYAKTAGIKTHLSPHTLRHAFATHLLNHGADLRTLQMLLGHSDLSTTQIYTYVAKERLKQLHSKHHPRG
- the trmD gene encoding tRNA (guanosine(37)-N1)-methyltransferase TrmD, with translation MNLHIISLFPQMFETICEQGVVGRAIKQGKVNVAVTNPRDFTQDKHRTVDDRPYGGGPGMLMMTAPLTEAIRYAESTMAIDGSSNEESHPVFKVYLSPQGQKLDHQLVKTLAQKQNLLLVAGRYEGIDERVIESEIDMEISLGDFVLSGGEVAALAVMDSVVRTLPGVLGHQDSAQQDSFAEGLLDHPHYTRPEVYEGQQVPPILLTGDHEKIRRWRLKQSLGRTWVRRKDLLEQVELNDEQRQLLQEFIEEFEQN
- the rimM gene encoding ribosome maturation factor RimM (Essential for efficient processing of 16S rRNA); protein product: MSEAFEPLIVGKLNGAYGIKGWVKVYSHTSPKENILNYKPWYLKLNGRWQEVAILNGREQGKTLVAQLEGCDDRSQAESYHGIEIAIEKSQLPELNDGEFYWRDLIGLSVVNQAGEQLGQVKKLMETGANDVLVVKSSKGDELLIPYVPDYSVIDVDLKTAQITVDWESDY
- the rpsP gene encoding 30S ribosomal protein S16 translates to MVSIRLARGGSKKRPFYHLVVADIRARRDGRFIERVGFFNPVARGNEERLRVENDRIQHWIGEGAKPTPRAAALIKEAAKAE